A window from Flavobacterium gyeonganense encodes these proteins:
- a CDS encoding LamG-like jellyroll fold domain-containing protein — MKNIYIALGLFLIFIYSYGQSASNYTFTSIQGNYISLTGVAGVNDTSIPATADEGISNAITLPFTFTFAGTAYTSIRVSPNGWIYLGSGTPAESNDNTQANAEIRKPILFPLWDNLKCNVAPRYVTTGIAPHRRFKVEWSQQSWSNGVAGDVISFQLWLFETTNVVEFLYNQGAVAANTASSGGASIGIYDGSSRYLTLNNSSGAPVAQPDVFTTNISTKPATGQIYRFTPPVTAGLEANNYCFSASSRTYDNLLSATDVPALAASSDDVLSSSVALPFTFNFAGAFYSNIRVSSNGWITFASPTPTASQNYTNNIANANIIKPALFPLWDDIELTVIPKYQVSGTAPNRIFKLEFSKQKWDYAGATDAISFQVWLYEKSNVIEYIYKQGAGALRNPSATIGIYDANGKYLLLNNVTASPTTTSSSFIFTLNAKPATGQVYRFTPPPTISYPGNAFIATGTVAVTQSGDTGGTYSATPSGLSFVSTSTGEVNLTASLGGTYTISYNVGGCVTATTEMTIFPLLPQPVGTVGVASCASGSDGSITITNMNNSVRFVAADNDYIDLGSQILSNRAAFTMGGWIKFKASDITGRMSLFGQNDAIEFGFSSSSTFELWTSVTGPVTASFTPATLGNEAWHHIAVTGDGARIRIYIDGISVPVTGGVVNTSNYGASTFTTKIGSRVFSNTNGETFTGSILKAAFYSTALSASRIESLAFGPTVYSGFEPGIIAGYNFYDGSGTTLTSTPAGFNGTFQNSPEWVDPYTYAWQRVGNNTVIATTKNLTGLTPGDYRVTVALTGVSSPNAKVFTVGSAAEVVATAGTGANCTSIITANWNAVGGTTSYVLDVATDAAFTNFVTGYNGLNVGTFTTYAVNNVPPGIIYYRVRRNTSCGVSANSNVIQYQTLQVKTPVATAAAILSCTSFRANWNAVDSANAYYLDVSTDPAFGSFVTGYNGSNMGNVTSVDVTGLSSNTTYYYRVRSGNASCGMMTASSNTISILVSTGPTAPTVGTITQATCANPTAKVVLNGLPAGEWTLQFSTGQTFSGSGTSVTISDLAPGSSFTAAVKTNTCYSPNSANIVLSSLVVPTSIWNGSGWSTPPTINNNIVFAGNYTSTEDLSGCTCTVNSGVSVVVNSGHTFTITNAVTTGGTLTFENNASLVQTNDISNTGDIIYKRISEPMENFDFTYWSSPIAGQVLNVFSPNTLYDKYLSYNTTLIKWKQESPLSPMTPGKGYIIRTPKAGLWANGENVVFPYAQRVRFVGVPNNGSIFAEEVTALTATRYFLIGNPYPSAVDANLFLSANSTILGGTIYFWTHNTPLSGNGYTGDDYASYNITGGVGTSAKSDPGHSDIPASDMGRKPNGKIAAGQSFFIVSKAPGTIAFTNSMRIAGNNNQFFKQEKTADSERHRVWLELSNNKEAYKQTLIGYIQGATNNYEDQFDGITLDGHKYVDFYSINNDKKLVIQGRALPFENTDSVHLGYKTTISGNFTIGINQTDGNLSTQPIYLEDRLTQTVHNLQSSNYMFTTAAGTFDDRFVLRYSDSNLGSGDLDNNKNNLIVTVNRKVINITSLNDDNISKVFLYDISGKLIYKKDKINSNQFSITQLNAAQQVLLVKVFLEDDNEQTRKIIFR; from the coding sequence ATGAAAAACATATACATTGCTTTAGGTCTCTTTTTAATTTTTATATACTCATATGGGCAATCGGCAAGTAATTATACTTTTACGTCAATCCAGGGAAATTATATTTCGCTTACAGGTGTTGCCGGAGTAAACGATACTTCAATTCCAGCCACAGCAGATGAAGGAATTTCTAACGCGATAACACTTCCTTTTACATTTACTTTTGCAGGAACAGCTTATACTTCTATAAGGGTTTCTCCTAATGGGTGGATATATTTAGGTTCAGGAACACCGGCTGAATCCAATGATAATACCCAGGCAAATGCAGAAATAAGAAAGCCAATTTTATTTCCATTATGGGATAATTTAAAATGTAATGTTGCACCGCGTTATGTAACAACCGGAATTGCTCCTCACAGAAGGTTTAAGGTAGAGTGGAGTCAGCAAAGCTGGAGTAATGGAGTTGCCGGAGATGTGATTTCATTTCAGTTGTGGTTATTTGAGACAACAAATGTAGTTGAATTTTTGTACAATCAGGGAGCTGTAGCAGCAAATACTGCGTCTTCCGGCGGAGCTTCAATAGGAATATATGATGGTTCCAGCAGATATTTGACATTAAATAATTCCAGCGGGGCACCTGTTGCCCAACCGGATGTTTTTACAACAAACATTAGTACAAAACCTGCAACAGGTCAAATTTATAGATTTACTCCACCAGTTACCGCAGGTTTAGAGGCTAACAATTACTGTTTTTCTGCAAGTTCAAGGACCTATGATAATTTATTGTCGGCTACAGATGTACCGGCTCTGGCTGCAAGTTCAGATGACGTACTTTCGAGTTCGGTTGCTTTACCTTTTACGTTCAATTTTGCAGGAGCTTTTTATTCTAATATAAGGGTTTCCAGTAATGGCTGGATTACATTTGCATCACCTACTCCAACAGCATCACAAAATTATACCAATAATATTGCGAATGCTAATATTATAAAACCGGCATTATTTCCATTGTGGGATGATATTGAACTTACCGTAATTCCAAAATACCAAGTTTCGGGTACAGCACCTAACAGAATTTTTAAACTTGAATTTTCGAAGCAAAAGTGGGATTATGCAGGAGCAACTGATGCCATTTCATTTCAGGTATGGCTGTATGAAAAAAGTAACGTTATAGAATACATTTATAAGCAGGGTGCGGGAGCATTGAGAAATCCAAGTGCTACTATAGGTATATATGATGCCAATGGAAAATATTTGCTTTTGAATAATGTGACCGCAAGTCCAACCACAACTTCAAGTTCTTTTATATTTACGCTTAATGCAAAACCAGCTACAGGACAGGTGTATCGATTTACACCTCCTCCAACAATTTCCTATCCCGGAAATGCTTTTATAGCAACAGGTACGGTAGCAGTTACTCAATCCGGAGATACAGGAGGTACTTATTCCGCAACTCCGTCTGGCTTGTCTTTTGTAAGTACATCAACAGGTGAGGTAAATTTAACAGCAAGCTTAGGAGGAACTTATACCATATCCTACAATGTTGGAGGCTGCGTAACTGCCACTACAGAGATGACAATTTTTCCTTTGTTACCACAGCCTGTAGGAACTGTAGGAGTTGCTTCTTGTGCCAGTGGAAGTGATGGTAGTATCACCATAACTAATATGAACAACAGTGTCAGATTTGTGGCGGCAGATAATGATTACATAGACTTGGGAAGTCAGATACTGTCTAATAGAGCAGCTTTTACTATGGGTGGGTGGATAAAGTTTAAGGCATCTGATATAACAGGCAGAATGAGTTTGTTTGGTCAGAATGATGCAATAGAATTTGGTTTTTCTTCTTCATCAACTTTTGAATTATGGACTTCTGTAACCGGACCTGTTACTGCTTCCTTTACTCCCGCTACATTAGGAAACGAAGCATGGCACCACATCGCAGTTACAGGTGATGGTGCCCGGATAAGGATTTATATTGATGGTATTAGCGTTCCGGTAACAGGGGGTGTAGTGAACACTTCCAATTATGGGGCATCGACTTTTACTACTAAAATAGGAAGCCGGGTTTTTTCTAATACAAATGGAGAAACTTTTACGGGAAGTATTTTAAAAGCAGCATTTTACAGTACTGCTCTTTCTGCATCAAGAATCGAGAGTCTTGCATTTGGTCCTACAGTATATTCCGGTTTTGAGCCGGGTATAATTGCCGGATATAATTTTTATGATGGTTCAGGAACGACTTTAACCTCTACACCTGCGGGATTCAATGGTACATTTCAGAATTCTCCCGAATGGGTCGATCCATATACCTATGCTTGGCAGAGGGTCGGTAATAATACAGTTATTGCCACTACAAAAAACCTAACGGGTTTGACTCCGGGGGATTACAGGGTTACAGTAGCACTTACAGGTGTAAGCAGTCCAAATGCTAAAGTTTTTACAGTTGGTTCAGCTGCAGAAGTTGTCGCAACTGCAGGAACAGGAGCCAATTGTACATCTATTATAACTGCAAATTGGAATGCAGTTGGGGGAACCACAAGTTATGTACTGGATGTGGCTACTGATGCTGCTTTTACTAATTTTGTTACAGGCTATAATGGCTTAAATGTTGGAACGTTTACAACTTATGCTGTAAACAATGTTCCTCCGGGAATTATATATTACAGGGTCCGAAGAAATACAAGTTGTGGTGTAAGTGCTAATTCTAATGTAATTCAGTATCAGACACTGCAGGTTAAAACTCCGGTTGCAACTGCTGCTGCTATATTATCCTGTACCAGTTTTAGAGCCAATTGGAATGCAGTTGACAGCGCTAATGCCTATTATTTAGACGTTTCTACAGATCCTGCTTTTGGCAGTTTTGTTACGGGTTATAATGGTTCAAATATGGGAAATGTAACGAGTGTTGACGTTACAGGGCTGAGTTCTAATACTACCTATTATTACAGAGTGCGTTCAGGAAATGCTTCCTGTGGCATGATGACAGCTTCGTCTAATACTATTTCAATATTAGTTAGTACAGGTCCTACAGCTCCTACTGTAGGTACAATAACTCAGGCCACATGTGCTAATCCAACCGCTAAAGTTGTATTGAATGGTCTTCCGGCCGGTGAATGGACATTACAATTTTCAACAGGCCAGACTTTTTCAGGAAGTGGGACAAGCGTTACTATATCTGACCTTGCTCCAGGAAGTTCCTTTACTGCTGCCGTTAAGACAAATACGTGTTATTCTCCTAATTCAGCTAATATTGTACTGAGTTCTTTAGTGGTTCCAACGTCAATCTGGAATGGTTCTGGCTGGTCAACCCCGCCAACAATTAATAATAATATTGTCTTTGCGGGTAATTATACTTCAACAGAAGATTTAAGTGGGTGTACGTGTACCGTAAATTCAGGTGTTTCAGTTGTAGTAAATTCCGGTCATACTTTTACTATAACCAATGCAGTTACAACCGGAGGAACGCTAACTTTTGAAAACAATGCAAGTCTTGTGCAGACTAATGATATCAGTAATACAGGTGATATTATATACAAAAGAATCTCTGAACCGATGGAAAATTTTGATTTTACATATTGGTCTTCTCCAATAGCCGGTCAGGTACTTAATGTTTTTTCACCCAATACATTGTATGATAAATATTTATCATATAACACCACTCTTATTAAATGGAAACAGGAATCTCCGTTAAGTCCTATGACACCAGGAAAAGGATATATAATCAGAACGCCTAAGGCTGGACTTTGGGCTAATGGAGAAAATGTAGTTTTTCCTTATGCTCAGCGAGTGAGGTTTGTTGGGGTTCCTAATAATGGAAGTATCTTTGCAGAAGAAGTAACTGCTCTTACAGCAACCCGTTACTTTTTGATAGGGAATCCTTATCCATCAGCCGTGGATGCAAATTTATTTTTATCAGCTAATAGTACAATTTTAGGCGGAACTATTTACTTTTGGACACATAATACGCCACTATCAGGTAATGGCTATACAGGAGATGATTATGCTTCTTATAACATAACAGGAGGTGTGGGTACTTCAGCAAAAAGTGACCCTGGCCATAGTGATATTCCTGCTTCGGATATGGGAAGGAAACCTAATGGAAAAATTGCTGCAGGTCAGTCATTTTTTATCGTTTCAAAAGCTCCCGGAACAATTGCTTTTACAAACAGCATGCGTATAGCAGGGAACAATAATCAGTTTTTTAAACAGGAAAAAACCGCAGATTCTGAAAGACATCGTGTATGGCTTGAATTAAGTAATAATAAAGAGGCCTATAAACAAACATTAATAGGCTACATTCAGGGAGCAACTAATAATTATGAAGATCAGTTTGACGGAATTACGCTAGATGGCCATAAATATGTAGATTTTTATAGTATAAATAACGATAAAAAGCTTGTTATTCAGGGCCGGGCATTACCTTTTGAAAATACTGATAGTGTTCATCTGGGGTATAAAACCACAATTTCTGGTAATTTCACAATAGGAATAAATCAGACAGACGGAAATTTATCCACTCAGCCTATATATCTTGAGGACAGACTGACCCAGACTGTACATAATCTGCAATCATCAAATTATATGTTTACTACTGCAGCCGGAACTTTTGATGATCGTTTTGTCCTGAGATACAGCGATTCAAATTTAGGTTCAGGTGATTTAGACAATAATAAAAATAATTTGATTGTTACAGTGAATCGTAAAGTCATTAACATTACATCTTTAAATGATGATAATATCAGTAAAGTCTTTTTATATGATATTTCCGGGAAATTGATTTATAAAAAAGATAAGATAAATAGCAATCAATTTTCAATCACACAGTTAAATGCAGCACAACAGGTTTTGCTTGTGAAAGTGTTTTTGGAAGACGATAACGAACAAACAAGAAAAATCATATTCAGGTAA
- a CDS encoding T9SS sorting signal type C domain-containing protein, with protein sequence MKRIFITVGILVSVCSFGQSTTNALNGAISETNIQLLKPSKTSKPSVLEKHRIWLNMTNTGGAFKQLLVGYIEGATNGYDSDFDGITLDKNLYIDFYSINSNRNLVIQGRALPFNDSDTVPLGYRTIIAGEFTISIDQVDGMLTNQAVYLEDKLTNTINDLRQHAYTFTTATGVFNNRFVLRYTNKTLNTDDFEAVNDVVSIGIKNQIISVNSTFENIDKISVYNISGQQLLNQENIRDKQSIIQDLPSAQQILLVKVVLENGKSITKKALFK encoded by the coding sequence ATGAAAAGGATTTTTATTACGGTAGGTATACTAGTGAGTGTATGCTCGTTTGGACAATCAACAACAAATGCATTGAATGGTGCAATCTCGGAAACAAACATTCAACTTTTAAAGCCATCGAAAACATCAAAACCCAGTGTGCTGGAAAAACACCGTATTTGGCTAAACATGACAAACACCGGAGGAGCTTTTAAACAATTATTAGTTGGTTACATTGAAGGGGCGACGAATGGATATGACAGTGATTTTGACGGCATAACTTTGGATAAAAATTTGTACATAGATTTTTACAGCATCAATTCGAATCGTAATCTCGTGATTCAGGGACGTGCTTTGCCTTTTAATGATTCTGATACTGTGCCTTTAGGATATCGTACGATTATAGCAGGCGAATTTACTATTTCAATAGATCAGGTTGATGGAATGCTTACAAATCAAGCTGTTTATTTAGAAGATAAATTAACAAATACTATTAATGATTTAAGACAACATGCCTATACTTTTACTACTGCTACAGGGGTGTTTAACAATAGGTTTGTTTTAAGATATACTAATAAAACCCTAAATACAGATGATTTCGAAGCTGTAAATGATGTTGTATCAATTGGCATTAAGAATCAAATAATTTCTGTAAACTCAACTTTTGAAAATATAGATAAAATTTCTGTTTATAATATTTCAGGTCAGCAATTATTAAATCAGGAAAATATCCGGGATAAACAGTCAATAATTCAGGATTTACCTTCTGCGCAACAAATTTTATTAGTAAAAGTGGTGTTAGAAAACGGAAAATCTATTACAAAAAAAGCATTATTTAAATGA